In a single window of the Campylobacter hyointestinalis subsp. lawsonii genome:
- a CDS encoding tyrosine-type recombinase/integrase: MGNIATTTLQDRDIKNLTLQPKQYRKVVGNPKELYIQVNPKGTKTFTLKYKESKYDKEQFIKIGEWRESIFTANMARVKATQILRELNSGKQNINELRGKKKDVYIYENLFNKTIEHKRKNGKKESYLSKVVIRHQKYFLPAFGNMDIRDIKYSDIKEVLSAIFNPNDPNKSRLETIHRLIDNINEVFTIAERDEHIAKNLIPNLHKEFPTSHTYKHKLGIDSRLSAITDDARLAEFLCDLKCDGKMDLQTKRAIYLQILCVNRPINTTSAKWEYINFDDKTWTIPANEMKMGYAHQIALNSYATQILAEQRKFCIVDNGFVFPAFNKQNHLHKDSLNKAIINLNGGKYKGLATAHGFRATFRTICSKNKAQLLQMGISDEVIETALAHKESNAVKFAYERSRSTKEQLERLMQWYGDHLNNLEPFPF, translated from the coding sequence ATGGGCAATATAGCTACAACCACACTTCAAGACCGAGATATAAAAAATCTCACTTTACAACCAAAACAATACCGAAAAGTAGTCGGCAACCCCAAAGAGCTTTACATACAAGTAAATCCAAAAGGCACAAAGACATTTACTCTTAAATACAAAGAGAGCAAATATGACAAAGAACAATTTATCAAAATAGGCGAGTGGCGAGAGAGCATATTTACCGCAAATATGGCACGAGTAAAAGCCACGCAAATATTAAGAGAGCTAAACAGCGGAAAGCAAAATATAAACGAGCTAAGGGGTAAGAAAAAAGATGTTTATATATACGAAAATCTCTTTAATAAAACCATAGAACACAAGCGAAAGAACGGCAAAAAGGAGAGTTATCTCTCAAAGGTCGTCATCAGACACCAAAAATATTTTTTACCTGCCTTTGGAAACATGGATATAAGAGATATAAAATACAGCGACATAAAAGAAGTTTTAAGTGCTATATTTAATCCAAACGACCCAAATAAAAGCCGACTTGAAACCATACACCGCTTGATTGACAATATAAACGAAGTATTTACTATCGCCGAGAGAGACGAGCATATCGCTAAAAACCTAATACCAAATTTACATAAAGAATTCCCCACTTCACACACATACAAGCATAAACTAGGCATAGATAGCAGACTTTCAGCTATCACAGATGACGCAAGATTAGCCGAGTTTTTATGCGACCTAAAATGCGATGGCAAAATGGATCTGCAAACAAAAAGGGCAATTTACTTGCAAATTCTTTGTGTAAATCGCCCCATAAACACAACTAGCGCAAAGTGGGAGTATATAAATTTTGATGATAAAACTTGGACTATCCCAGCTAATGAAATGAAAATGGGTTACGCCCATCAAATCGCCCTAAATTCCTATGCTACGCAAATTTTAGCAGAACAAAGAAAATTTTGTATAGTCGATAACGGCTTTGTATTCCCGGCATTTAACAAACAAAATCACCTACACAAAGATAGTCTAAACAAAGCAATCATAAATTTAAATGGTGGCAAATATAAAGGCTTAGCCACAGCACACGGCTTTCGTGCTACTTTTCGCACGATTTGCTCTAAAAACAAAGCCCAGCTTCTGCAAATGGGAATAAGCGATGAAGTGATAGAAACAGCACTCGCACACAAAGAAAGCAATGCGGTCAAATTTGCATATGAAAGGAGCAGAAGCACAAAAGAACAGCTAGAAAGACTAATGCAATGGTATGGCGATCATTTAAACAATCTTGAACCTTTTCCCTTTTAA
- a CDS encoding AAA family ATPase, producing MQNQQNEQFDIEKSNLVLTPKVIADYNPKWLINGFIETNKLISLYAMPGSGKSITALYLSMHMLDIGAVKKVIYVDMDNGLGTLKNRGIEQILTKYAGKLKYISSAVKAKRDFDPKTLIFSLSALVDESCKDTLIIFDSIRNFISGSMSYDEVVMPTLDAMQNMRDYYAGVWFLNHQNKQDFTGENNKAYKGATAFFDSCDEAYFVKKRDRKESKLIVTLEPMKQRDDTTPQAIIIDTANLSIEFADYALYAMSEKQSQALEYAKEIIAQNQNGINMKNLVREIKERAKFDETEICGIHTIKNLLKEFDGKFYKTLNGNAHNFLTFYPL from the coding sequence ATGCAAAATCAACAAAACGAACAATTTGACATAGAAAAGTCAAATTTGGTGCTTACACCAAAAGTTATAGCAGACTACAACCCAAAATGGCTTATAAACGGCTTCATTGAGACAAATAAGCTGATAAGCCTTTATGCGATGCCAGGAAGCGGTAAGAGCATAACAGCGCTTTACCTATCTATGCATATGCTAGATATTGGAGCAGTTAAAAAGGTAATCTATGTCGATATGGATAACGGACTAGGGACGCTAAAAAATCGTGGTATAGAGCAAATTTTAACCAAATATGCAGGCAAGTTAAAATACATAAGCTCGGCTGTAAAAGCCAAAAGAGACTTTGACCCAAAGACGCTTATTTTTAGCCTATCAGCACTTGTAGATGAGAGTTGCAAGGATACTTTAATCATCTTTGATAGCATTCGCAACTTCATAAGCGGAAGTATGAGCTACGATGAAGTCGTGATGCCAACACTTGATGCGATGCAAAATATGCGTGATTATTACGCGGGAGTGTGGTTTTTAAATCATCAAAATAAGCAAGATTTTACAGGCGAAAACAATAAAGCCTATAAGGGAGCAACTGCGTTTTTTGATAGTTGTGATGAAGCTTATTTTGTGAAAAAAAGAGACAGGAAAGAGAGTAAGCTAATCGTAACGCTTGAACCTATGAAGCAAAGGGACGACACAACGCCCCAAGCTATCATCATCGATACAGCAAATTTAAGCATAGAATTTGCTGATTACGCACTCTATGCGATGAGCGAAAAGCAGAGCCAAGCACTAGAATACGCAAAGGAAATTATAGCACAAAATCAAAATGGTATCAATATGAAAAATCTTGTAAGAGAGATAAAAGAGAGAGCCAAATTTGATGAAACCGAAATTTGCGGAATACACACAATTAAAAATTTACTCAAAGAATTTGACGGAAAATTTTACAAAACCTTAAACGGAAACGCTCACAACTTTTTAACATTTTACCCGCTTTAA
- a CDS encoding plasmid mobilization relaxosome protein MobC, which produces MQDIHINLTEQDYKTLQKLSTKYGVSKSNIIRKLLRDKKYTKTLEQIEIKNEIIAEFLLELVHIGKNINQIAYHLNINIFENNLENKIAEHLTQIKKICDETQKQIRSTK; this is translated from the coding sequence ATGCAAGACATACATATAAACCTAACCGAACAAGATTACAAAACACTTCAAAAACTATCAACAAAATATGGTGTGAGCAAATCAAATATTATCAGAAAGCTTTTGCGTGATAAAAAATATACAAAAACGCTTGAACAAATAGAAATAAAAAATGAAATCATAGCTGAATTCTTACTAGAGCTTGTCCATATAGGAAAAAATATAAATCAAATTGCATATCATCTAAATATAAATATCTTTGAAAACAATTTGGAAAATAAAATAGCTGAGCACCTAACTCAAATCAAAAAAATTTGCGACGAGACGCAAAAACAAATTCGTAGTACAAAATAA